A portion of the Armatimonadota bacterium genome contains these proteins:
- a CDS encoding diguanylate cyclase — protein MSLSKDGQTPRILVVDDEPSILSMLRLRLESMGAAVVTTPRGAEALALARTHEPDLVLLDVMMPDVDGFTVIGELKADPVTREIPVIFMTARDEVDSRIQGLELGGHDYVTKPFNTAELLARVRAALRVKALQDELREKNRLLEQLASSDPLTALPNRRTFDEQVFLEMERARRSGQPLSVLLFDIDDFKQINARYGHQSGDEVLRRIGRVLAGRRRAVDLVARYGGEEFVWLLPGASTENAMELAEWLRRTVAEETVHTSEATIRVSISIGVSTYVPAEHGDAPTSALLEQADRALREAKAQGKARAVFRPLTLLEEQPVEEDFEELAGPYGPM, from the coding sequence ATGAGTCTCTCCAAGGACGGCCAGACGCCCCGCATCCTCGTCGTCGACGACGAGCCCTCCATCCTGAGCATGCTGCGCCTGCGCCTCGAATCGATGGGCGCGGCGGTGGTCACGACGCCGCGGGGGGCCGAGGCCCTGGCGTTGGCGCGCACCCACGAGCCCGACCTGGTGCTGCTCGACGTGATGATGCCGGACGTGGACGGCTTCACGGTGATCGGGGAGCTGAAGGCCGACCCCGTCACCCGGGAGATCCCCGTGATCTTCATGACCGCCCGGGACGAGGTCGACAGCCGCATCCAGGGGTTGGAGCTCGGAGGCCACGACTACGTCACCAAGCCTTTCAACACCGCCGAGCTGCTGGCGCGGGTGCGGGCGGCGCTGCGGGTCAAAGCGCTGCAGGACGAGCTGCGGGAGAAGAACCGCCTCCTGGAGCAGCTGGCCAGCAGCGACCCCCTCACCGCCCTGCCCAACCGCCGGACGTTTGACGAGCAGGTCTTCCTGGAGATGGAGCGGGCGCGGCGGAGCGGCCAGCCGCTCTCCGTCCTGCTCTTCGACATCGACGACTTCAAGCAGATCAACGCCCGCTACGGGCACCAGTCGGGGGACGAGGTGCTGCGGCGGATCGGCCGCGTGCTGGCCGGCCGGCGGCGGGCGGTGGACCTGGTCGCCCGGTACGGGGGCGAGGAGTTCGTCTGGCTCCTCCCGGGGGCCAGCACGGAGAACGCCATGGAGCTGGCCGAGTGGCTGCGGCGGACCGTCGCCGAGGAGACGGTGCACACCAGCGAGGCCACCATCCGCGTCTCCATCAGCATCGGCGTCTCCACTTACGTCCCGGCGGAGCACGGCGATGCGCCCACGAGCGCCCTCCTGGAGCAGGCCGACCGCGCGCTACGCGAGGCGAAGGCCCAGGGCAAGGCGCGCGCGGTCTTCCGGCCGCTCACCCTGCTGGAGGAGCAGCCCGTGGAGGAGGACTTCGAGGAGCTCGCCGGCCCCTACGGGCCGATGTGA